The sequence ATGAAGAGTGCCTCGAACTGCTTGGCCGAGGCCTTGATCGCCTCCGGTGAATTCTGCTTGGCACCCTGCTGCAGCTTGCCGATTTCTTTTGCATCGAAGGCAAGCTGATCTGCAGACAAGCCGATTTGATTGATGGCCATCGTGGCTCCGGTCAGATGATTTCAAGCTCGGCACGCAGCGCGCCCGATGCTTTCATGGCTTGCAGGATTGCCAGCAAGTCTTGCGGCGTCGCACCGATCGCATTGAGTGCCTTGACGACTTCGGCAAGCGACGCGCCAGCCTTCAGTAACAGCACTTTTCCCGGCTCTTTGGTGATGTCGATCTGCGAGCTTGCCGTCACCACGGTCTGCCCGGCGGCCAGCGCATTGGGCTGACTCACTGAAGCATCCGTATTGATGACTACCGACAGGTTGCCATGCGCTACCGCGCAGGCTTCCAATGTTACCGCCTGGTTCATGACGATCGACCCGGTGCGGCCATTGAGGATGATTTTGGCGCTGCCTTGCGCCGGTGTCAGTGCCAGGCTTTCGAGCGCACCCAAAAAGGCCACCCGCTCATCCGTGCCCATGGGCGCGTTGACCTTGATGACGCGGCCATCCTGCGCTGCTGCCGTATTTGGTCCGAAGCGCTTGTTGACCGCATCGACCACCAGACTGGCCGTCGAAAAATCGGATTCTTTCAATTCGAGAAAAATCGCCGACCCCTCCTGCAGGCTGTTGGCGACCGCGCGTTCTACCGTCGCGCCGGCCGACACCCGGCCGACGCTGAGGTGGTTGATCTGCGCTTTCGCGCCTGGTGCGGCAGCACCGACGCCACCGACAATCAGGCTGCCTTGGGCCATCGCATAGATCTGGCCATCGGCACCTTTGAGCGGCGTCATCAGCAAGGTGCCGCCGCGCAGGCTTTTGGCATTGCCCATCGAGGACACCGTGATGTCGAGTGTCTGGCCGGGCCGGGCAAAGGCCGGCAAGGACGTGGTCACCATCACCGCCGCGACATTCTTTAACTGCAATGTGGTCGCCGCCGGCAAATTGACGCCCATTCCCTGCAACATGCTGATTACGCTTTGCACCGTGAACGGCGTCTGCGTGGTCTGGTCGCCGCTGCCATCAAGACCCACCACCAGCCCATAGCCGAGCAGCTGATTCTGCCGCACGCCCTGGATACTGGCGAGATCCTTCAGCCGTTCGGCATGGGCCGCCGGCGCACTGCACAAGCTGGCAGCACACGTCAGCACAAGGAAAATCCGGGCCAGCATCGGGGTGTTCATGATGTTCCTTTTAAAGCGGTATGACGCTCAGGAAAAAGCGTGTCAGCAAGCCCATCATCTCGGCCGGATCGATGTGGGTATTGGTGCGGTATTCGACGCGGGCATCGGCTACCTGGGTCGAGGCGACGTTATTGCCGCCGACGATGAAGTCGGGATTGACAACGCCGGAGAAGCGGATGAATTCGGTGCCGCGATCGAGGCCGACCTGTTTCTCGCCGCTGACCACCAGATAGCCGTTGGCCAGCACATCGACGACAGTCACGCCGATGGTGCCGTTGAAATTGTTGTTCGAGGTGGCCGCCGCTTTGTCGTCGAATTTGTTGCCGCCACTGGCTGTCAGGTTGAGCTCTGCAGTAGTGGTCGCCGGTACGCCGAAGAGTTTCGGTACGGCCAGGCTGGCGCTGCCGGTTTTACTGGAAGACGCCGCTCCCGCTTTGCCGGCAGTGGTTTTTTCGTTGATCGTGATGGTCAGGGTGTCGCCGACCAGACGGGCCCGGCGATCTTCGAACAGCGGCCGGTAGGCCGCGGTCTGGAAAATCGCCCCATTGCTGCCGGCAAGCGGTAACTGCTTCGGCGCGACCGGTATCGCCGGGCGGGACACGATCGTGGTCGGTGTCACGGCGCAAGCGCTCAATACACTGACCAGCAGCACGGCACACAAACGCATCATCACAGTCATCATGGTCTCCCGGAGATCGGCGTTATCAGAGCTGCGACAGCTTGGCCAGCATCTGGTCGGACGTCGAAATCGCCTTGCTGTTGATTTCGTAGGCGCGCTGAGTCTGAATCATGTTGACCAGTTCTTCGACCACGCTGACGTTGGAGGTCTCGACATAGCCTTGTGACAGGATGCCGGCGCCGTTGGTCCCCGGCGTGTTGGTGTTGGCGGTGCCGGATGCGCCGGTCTCGACGTACAGGTTTTCGCCTTTACTTTCGAGTCCGGCCGGATTGATGAAGGTCGCCAGTTGCAAGGCGCCGATCTGGGTGGCTGCTGCCGTACCTTGCAGCGTGACCGAGATGGTGCCGTCGCGCCCGACCGTCAGCGACTGTGCCGCCGCCGGAATCGTGATCGCCGGCTGGATCACAAAGCCACTCGAGGTCACCATCTGGCCCTGGCTATCGATCTGGAACGAGCCGTCACGGGTATAGGCGGTGGTGCCATCGGGCAGCAGCACCTGGAAAAATCCCTGGCCCTGAATCGCGACGTCCTTGTCATTGCTGGTTTGCTGCAGGTTACCCTGCGTGAAGATGCGTTCGGTGGCCACGGGCCGCACGCCGGTGCCGAGCTGCAGGCCGGACGGCAACTGGGTCTGCTGCGACGATTGCGCGCCGGGCTGGCGCAGGGTCTGGTAGAGCAAGTCTTCGAACACCGCGCGCGAGCGCTTGAAGCCACTCGTACTGACGTTGGCCAGGTTGTTCGAAATGACGTCCATCTGCGTCTGTTGCGCCTCCAGGCCGGTCTTGGAAATCCACAGTGAACGTATCATTTTCTTGCTCCACGAAGGCAGTCATCACGGGAACCGCCGCCGGTATCGGCGTGCAGTCAGTGGAAACATTGTGCGTGAAGGAGGAAGAAATCGATGCGCGGAGATGGGACGGTTTTCGGGGCTTGATCGCGCTTTGCCGCTTTGCAACTAACCAACTTTGCTGCGCGGCCCCGGTCCGGTTACAGCGCCAGAATCTGCGCTGCCTTGGTCGAATTGGTTTCGGCGTTCTTGAGCAAGCTCATGTGCATCTCGAACTGGCGCGACAGGCTGATCATGTTGACCATCGCGTCGACGACGTTGACATTGCTGCTTTCCAGCGCACCTCCGGCCAGCGTCACGCCGGGATCGGCTTCGACGCCACCGGGCGTCTTGACCCGGAACAGCGTGTCATCGCCGCGGGTCATCGTCTCTTCGGGCGGATTGACCAGCTTGATGCGACCGATGATGACCGCCTGCCCCGGCTTGGAACCGGATTCAACCGACGACACTGTGCCGTCCTTGGCGATCGTCACGCTGACATCGGGAGGAATCGTGATCGGTCCGCTGTCGCCGACGATATTGAAGCCGCTCTGGGTTTGCAGGAGGCCGTTTTCGTTGATCTTCAAGCTGCCATGGCGGGTATAGGCTTCGGTACCATCCGGCATGTCAACCGCCAGCCAGCCCTTGCCCTGAATCGCGACATCGAGCGCACGGCCGGTTTGCTGCAAAGCGCCTTGCGAAAAATCGGCACCCACGGTCGAATCGACCACAAAGGCCCGTGTCGCCAGTCCCGGCCCGAGCACCGGCACCGCCCGGAACGAATCGAGCTGGGCCCGGAATCCGACCGTGGTGGCATTGGCCAGATTGTTGGCGGTAGTGCTTTGCTGCTCCATCACATGCTTGGCACCGGTCATCGCGGTGTAAATCATCCGGTCCATTACGACTCCTTGTGGTGGCTATCGATTAGCGCAAGTTGACCAGCGTCTGCAGGACCTGATCCTGGGTCTTGATGGTTTGCGCGTTGGCCTGGTAAAAGCGCTGGGCGGTAATCATGTTGACCAGCTCGGCGGTCAGGTCGACGTTCGAATCCTCGACCGCCGACGATTGCAGCACGCCAAGGTTGCCGGAGTTCGGCGTACCGACCAGCGGTCCGCCCGACGCTGCAGTCTCGGTCCAGACGTTGTTGCCGAGGTTTTGCAAGCCATTCGGGTTGGTGAAGTTCGACAGCACGACTTGTCCCAGCGTGGCCGATTTGCCGTTGGTGTAGCGACCGGTGATGACGCCGTCGGCGCCGGTGGCGAAACCGGACAGTTTGCCTGAGGTATAGCCGTTCTGGCTCTGGGTATTGAGACCAAAGGTCGAGCCGAATTGGGTTGTACCGGTCAAGTCAAAATTGAACGACAGCGAACTGGCACCCGGCGTGGTCGCGGGTGTGAGAACGGCAACAAACGGCTGCGGCGTCGTCAACCCGCCATCGGTATTGAATGTCAGCGCCCCCACCAGCGGCGTCACCAGCGGATTGCCGTCCGCCGTGCCATACACATCCCAGGTACTGGCCGTCGGCGACGATTTCACGAAATACGATTGCACCACATGCGAATTGCCCAGCGAATCGAACACCGACACCGACGTCGAGCGGTTGTAGGTGAGCGGATCGGTCGCGCTAAAAGGCGATTTTGTTGGTACCGTCTCACGCGAATCCAGATTCACCAGCAACTTGACTTCGGTCGTCATCTTCGGTGCCAGGTCAGCCGTATTGATAACCAGGTTCGAGGGGGTACCGGTGGCCAGCACGCCGGCTGCCGAGACGCCGAAGCCGGTCAGATGCGATCCCTTCGAATTGACAATGCCGCCATCTTTATCAAGTTGAAACTGACCATTGCGGCTGTAGGTAATCGCGCCGCCGGTGCTGAGCCGGAAAAAGCCGCCGCCGTTGATGGCCAGATCGAGCGGATTATTCGATGCCGTGACGTTACCTTGCGTGAATTGCTGCGCCACGGTCGCCACGCTGGTGCCGATGCCGACTTGCGATGCACCACCGCCGGTGAGCGAACTGGCATACACATCGGCGAACTGGGCTTGCGCGCTCTTGAAGCCGACGGTACTGGAATTGGCCACGTTGTTGCCGGTAACTTCGAGACTCTTGGAAGCGGCGTTCAGACCGCTCAAACCTTGCTGGAAACCCATGTTGTACTCCCTGAAATTGGTTTGAACGACTGATTAAAGAATCTGGCGCACATCGGTCATGCCGATTGCGCCCAGGTTCGTGACATTGAGCTTGACGCCGGCGGCACTGGTCGAGACGCTCGATACCTGGCCAAACGCGAGTGCGGTGGCGCTGACCGCAGCGGTGCCGGCAGAGGCGGCAACATCAAAGGTATACGCGCCATCGGCGGCCTTGCTGCCGTCGTCTTTCACGCCATCCCAGGCCAGTGCCAGTGTGCCGGCATCTTTGGCACCAAGGTCAATGGTATGCACTGCCACGCCATTGATATCACGAACCGTGACCTTGACTTTTTCGGCCGGGGCCGCCAGGTCAACACCAAAGACGGCATTGCCGGACGCCAGTGCCATCTGCTTGCCCGGTGCCAGCACGCCATGACCGATCATGCCGGCAGCCTGCACGGCCGAGCCGGATTGCTGGCTGGCGATCATCGATTCAAGCGTGGTGTTCATTTTGTCGATACCGCTGACGGTCGACAGTTGCGCCAACTGGCTGGTGACCTGCGCGTTATCGAGCGGATTGAGCGGATCCTGGTTTTTCATTTGCGTGACCAGCAATTTCATGAAGCGGTCTTGCGTCGCGCTGGCGCTGGTGCTGGCGGCGGACGCCGCAGACGGATTCATGGCGGCCAGCAAGGCTGGGGAAGCGACATTATTGGCGATGGTGGTCATCTGGTATCCCGGGAAGTTTACTGACCGATGGTCAGGGTTTTCAACAGCAGCGTCTTGGCTGCATTCATGGTTTCGACATTGGTCTGGTAAGAGCGCGAGGCCGAGATCATGTTGACCATTTCCTCGACCACATTGACGTTGGGCATGGCGACGTAGCCCTTTTCATCGGCCTGCGGATGTTTCGGGTCGTACACCAGCCGCGGTGCCGCCGTGTCTTCGAGTACCTTGTCGACCTTGACGCCGCTGGCGGCAGCATCGCCACCCACCGGCACTGCACTGAACACGACCTGCTTGGCCTTGTAGACCTGGCCGGTCGAACTGGTGGTGCTGTCGGCGTTGGCGATGTTCGAGGCCACCACATTGAGTCGCTGGGCCTGGGCACTCATGGCCGATCCGGCCACATTAAAAATACTGAACAAAGACATGATAATTACCCTTGTATGGCGCTAAGCATGCTCTTGATCTGGCCGCTGATCATCGTAATACCGGCTTCGTAACGGATCGCGTTATCGGCGAAAGCGTTGCGCTCGGCATCCATGTCGACGGTATTGCCATCGACCGCACCTTGCTGGATATTTCGATAAAGCAACGGTACGCCGTTCACGCCGCTGTTGCCACCATGGCCTGATTTGGCAGACAAATGCGTCGTCGAGGTGCGTGCCAGCTCGGCCGGCTGCACCGCTGCCGTCGCCATCGCTGTCCCGGTGGCGGCGCCGCTGCGGGCCAGTGCGGATTTCATGGCGCTATTGAAGTCGATGTCGCGCGCCTTGTAATTCGGCGTGTCCGCGTTGGCGATGTTTGATGCAATTAATTGCTGTCGCTGTCCGCGCAGGTTCAGGGCGGTTTCGTTGAAGCGCAGGTAGTCGTCCAGTTTTCCGATCATGGCACTCTCCGTTATGCAGGCCGATTCGATACAGGTCTTTCACACATTCGATAATACGGACGCCGCAGTGGTACTAATCAGGCGATCAGATCAACGAAATCTGCTCTGTTTGGCGCTTGGCACATCTTGCTGGTCGTTACTATCAAGGCTGATCTCAACACACTGATTGCCATGAAAACCCTGCTCGTTGCACTCGCCTGCCTGCTATCACTGCCTGCTACCGCGCAGATCCTGGCCCCGCGCCAGGATCCGGCCACCATCCGCACGACGGTCGAGCAGTTCCTGCGCGGCCAGTCGGCCGGATCACCCGGTGAAGTCACGATCACGGTCGGCCAGCTTGATGCCCGCATGAATCTGCCAGCCTGCCCGGTTCCTGAAGCCTTCCTGCCGGCAGGCAGCCGGGTCTGGGGCAAGACCAGTGTTGGCGTGCGCTGTCTGGCACCATCGCCGTGGACCGTCTATGTGACTGCGCAGGTGAAGGTCATTGCCGACTATGTCGCCAGTGCCGCGCCGCTATCGCAAGGACAACTGGTCGGCCCCAATGACGTGATCCGCATGCGCGGCGACCTGACCGTGCTGCCGGCAGGTATCCTGACCGATCCGGCCCAGGCCATTGGCCGTACGATGGCGATGTCGGTTGGCATGGGCAGTCCGTTACGCACCGATGCACTGCGCATCCAGCAAGTCGTGCAGCAGGGACAGGCTGTCCGGCTGGTGTCGAGCGGGCCGGGTTTTTCGGTTGCCACCGAAGGACGGGCTCTCAACAATGCGGCAGAAGGCCAGATTGCGCAGGCAAGGACGGCGGCAGGACAAGTCGTCAGCGGAGTGGCACGGGCCGGCGGCTACGTGGATGTGACCTATTGATCATTTTTTTATGGCCACCAGCAAATAAAACACTCAAGTAATTTTTGCTTCTGCCGTAACAAGGTCATGACACGGGGTGATGTGCCCCGACCCACCAAGGAAACATCGTGAAAATAGATGACTCTTTCAAGAAAACCGGCGCTGTCGGTGTCTCGACGACACCTGCCAAGGCCAGTTCAAGCAAAGGCGCTGAAAAAACTGAGGCAGTGAACACCGCTGCCACGTCGGACAGCGTAAAAATTTCAGCACAAGCGCAGGCATTGGGCGGTACGAGTACGTTCGATGTCAAGAAAGTCAATGAAATCAAGGCAGCCATCGCCAGCGGTACTTTTCAGGTCAATCCTGAAAAGGTCGCCAACGGCCTGATCGATACCGTCAAGGATCTGCTGTCATCACGCAAGGGATAATCATGGTTACGCTCGCTTCGGATCCTTCCACCAGCCTGGCCGAGGAGCAGCAAGTGACAAGCGCACTGCTGCTCCTGCTGCAGCAGGAGCAGGGAAAGCTGATCGAAGCCAGCATCGTCGGATTACCGGAACTGATCCAGGCCAAGGCAGAGGCGGTGACGCGACTGACTATCCTGACCAGGGCACGCCATGCACTGCTCGCCGTCGCCGGCTTTACCGCCAGCGAGAGTGGCATGCGCGACTGGGTCGCTGCGCAACAGCCGGCAGACACGCGATGGACCACCTTGCTGGCACTCGGTGCCGAAGCACGCGAAATGAATCGCATCAATGGCATGCTAATCGGGCGCCACATGATGCGCAACCAGACCGAACTCAATATCCTGCAAGGCAAGACGCAGCGCAACAACCTGTATGGTGCCGACGGTCAGTCAACCGGCATGGGCCGGGGTCGCGGTCTCGCGGTCGGATAAAAACCGCGGCAAACACCCGATAAAAAAAACGATGCGCCAGACGCATCGTTTTTTTTGATCAGTTCAAATTAGTCAGGTAGTGACCAAGGTTGATGATGTCTTCTGCGTTGAGCGACTTCGATACCGCAGACATGTTGCCCGCATCGTTGGTCCGCGTGTGCGCCTTGAAATCCGTCAATTGCTTGACCAGATAATCGTAGTGCTGGCCACTGAGTTTCGGAATCTCGTTCTGCCCTTTCATGCCACCCAGATGACACATCGAACAGAGGTTTTCTTCTGCCTTGATGAAGCCCAGCTTGACCCGCTCCGGATCTGGCTTGAAGTCAATGAGCACCGGCTTTTGTGCCGCAAAGTAAGCCGACAGGTTCTGCATGTCTTCCTTCGACAGGTTCGCTGCCATCGGTGACATCATCGGGTTGCTGCGCGCGCCCTCTTTGTAGTCCCGCAATTGCAAATACAGATAGCGGGCCGACTGGCCGGCCAGTACCGGGAACATCGACACCGTTGAGTTGCCGTTGACGCCGTGGCATGCCACGCAGGTCTGGGCCTTTTCCTGACCGGCGGCGATGTCGGCCGCCTGCACAGGCAATACGGCAGCGGTAAAAAGTACTAGCAGTAACTGCTTTAACGTCATGGTAATTCCTGTCCAAAATAGAAAAAGAGGCCGCGCAGTGCGACCTCTTTCATGTCCATCGATGTTCGCTACGTCAGATTACAGACCGAACACGAACACGCTATTGCCACGCTTGAAGTCCATTTGCGAATTGCCACCGACAGCCACGGCAATGTACTGCTTGCCATTGACGGCGTAGGACACCGGCGGTGCATTGACACCGGCACCGCACTGGAAGCGCCACAGCACTTTGCCTGTCTTGGCATCGTAGGCGTTGAACCAGCCATTGCCTTCACCGGCGAAGACCAGGTTGCCGGCTGTCGCCAGCGCGCCACCGATCATTGGCTGCGGTGTCTTGGTTTGCCAGGCGATCTTGCCGGTATCGATATTAACGGCGGTCACATTGCCCCATTGCTCTTCGCCGACAGCGTTCTTGAACGCGCCGCCCAGCCACAATTTACCGTTCGGATACTTGGACTCTTCGACGTGGTACGTCATTGGCTGATGCAAGTTCAACGCATACGACATGCGGTTACTGGCGCTGTAAGCCATTGGCGACCATTCGACACCACCATTGGCACCCGGCAGCATGCGTGCACCGGTTGCCGTTGGCAGAACCCACATGTTTTCTTGCGGGACCATGGCTTCCGAGAAGCGGATCAGTTCGCCGTTGCTGCGGTCATGCACGTACACATGGCCGGTTTTTCCACCGTGGATCACGCCCGGAATCATCTTGCCGTTCTTGTCCTTGACGTCGACCAGGATAGGCGGGCTCACGGCATCGAGGTCCCAGACATCATGGGCGATGTACTGGTAATGCCATTTGTACTTACCGGTATCGAGGTCGATGGCGACCATCGAGTCAGTGTAGAGGTTGTCGCCGGGACGCTCGGCACCGTACAGGTCAGGTGATGGATTGCCGACCACGAAAAATGCCGTCTTGGTTGCGCGATCAATCGATGGAGCCATCCAGACGCCACCGCCAAGGGTATTGTAGAAATCGGATTTTTTGGCGAACGCTGCTTTTTCGGCAGGGATGTCACGGTGCATGTCGCGACCGGTGGCATCCTTGGTTGCCCAGACGCCTTCATGGCCTTTTTCAGGAATTGTATTGAAGGTCCAGACCAGCTTGCCGCTCTCGGCATCGAAGGCTTTGACGAAACCACGGATACCGTATTCGCCACCGTTGGTGCCGATCAGAACCTTACCGTCAACGACAACCGGTGCCATCGTTTCGCTGTAGCCTTTTTCAGGATCAGCGATTTCGGTTTCCCACAGCAGTTTGCCGGTCTTGGCATCGAGCGCAACCATCTTGGCATCGAGCGTACCCATGAAGACCTTGCCGCCGGAGACAGCCACACCCTTGTTGTTCGGTCCGCAGCAGAACGTCGTGACCGGACCCATTTTGTGCTTGAAGTGCCAGTACTCGATACCGGTGATGGCATCGATGGCGTAGACGTGGTTATACGAAGTGGTCAGGAACATGACGCCATTGACTACCACCGGCGCGGTTTCCATCGACTCGACAACAGCGGTCTGAAACACGAACTTCGGCTTGAGCGTGGCAACGTTCTTGGTGTTGATCTGGGCTGACGGGTAGAAACGGGTCTGGCCGTAATCGCCATTGGTCTGCAGCCAGTTCGCCGTGTCCTTGGCCGCGCCATCGAGCATGGCCTGCGTGACCGGACCGAGCGCTTTCGACATGTCAGGCGCCTTGATGCCGGCCCCGCCCTGAATTTCCTGTGCATTGCCGGCGGTGCTGGCTGCCAGCGTGAACGCTGCAATTGCCAGATGGCCGATCAATTTATTGCCTTGAATTGCCATTGTCTCTCTCCGTGTAGGGTTGCCTGGGGCAACCGATTCGTACCGTTTATTGTTCTATGGTGTTATCCCGGGAACCGGAGACATGTTTTATATTAAAAAGTTCCCTACTCATTGGTAGCGCAATCGCATAGTATCTCGTTGGCACGAATTTGCAACATAACAAACCATAAATTTATTCGCCGGGAATAGCTGCTTCCCGCATGCCACATAGCCTGAGCCGGTATTTACGATCGCGACTAAGCAAGTCGACGCCTTCCAAATATTGGCACAACAGAACCATAACTATTCACCATTAGTCACCTGAGACCGGCCATGTCCACACTCCGCACTGTTTGTTTTCCCTTCATTTTTGCAGCCTTGTGCTGCAGCGCCCAAGCCGCTGACAACCGCGCCGAACTCAACTTGCAGACGCTGACTGCCGCCCGCACCGGCAATCTGAAACTGTTCCAGCAACTGATCGACCAGGGTGCATCGCCCGATACACGTAACCGCATCGGCGATTCGATCCTGATCACCGCGATCAAGAACGACCGGTTCGATATCGTCAAACGGGCCATCGAACTGGGTGCCAATATCGACCTGGCCAATACCGCCAAAGTCACGCCCTTGATGGCGGCGGCGTTCCATGGTCGTGCAGATGCTGCCCGTTTGCTGCTCGATAAAAATGCCGACATCAACGCCGTTGACCGGCTCAATAAGACCGCAATGGTCTATGCCGCCGGCAATGGTCAGACCGCGATCGTTGACATGCTGCTGGCCAAGGGCATCCAGCCGAACGCCACCTACCCGAACCAGTTGACCGCACTGATGTGGGCCGGTGCCTTCGGCCATCTCGCAACCGTGAAAATGCTGATGGAACATGGTGCGGATGCGAACCTGCTCGACAATCGCGGCAAATCGGTGCTGGTGATGGCGCAGGAAAACGACCATCCGGAAGTCGTGAAATTGTTGCAAGGCACTCGCTAACCGAACGAGCGGGCGCGGCACGGCACGGCCGGCAGCGCCCGGCACCAGAGAGGTGATTGGAAAATATCAACGGTTTGCCAGATAAATGAAAACTACCGCACCTCTAAGTGATGTGGCGCACATTCGGGTGTTGACGAACTGGGCAGACTATAGTTGTTTCAACAACTGAAGGATATTTACCTCATGAGTGCTCACGCTTCCAACGCCGCCAATTTTCAGGATCAATCCTACAATCCGGACAATTTGCTCAATACGCTGATCCAGAAACTCGAGATCAAGAATGATGCTGCGCTGTCACGCGCACTCGAGGTCGCACCGCCCGTCATCAGCAAGATCCGCCATCGTCGCTTGCCGGTCGGCGCATCGCTACTGATTCGTATGCATGAAGTCGCCGATCTGTCGATTGCCGAACTGCGCGCACTGATGGGAGATCGCCGCAGCAAGTACCGGGTAAGCGGTGTGCGGATGCCGTCAGCGCGAGGCTAAAAAGTAGAGATACCCGGAGGGCCGACGCAACGATCGGCCTCTCAATGCATCACCACGATCGTAAGGGGAGGCGCAACTTACTCCTCAGACTTCGTTCGTCTCCTCCCCGTCACCTGCCCCACCTCTTCTGATTCAGATCGCAAATACCAGACAAGTCGTCGTCGCAAACGCATACAACCTGCCCTGTGCATCGGTAATGCGTCCCTCGGCAATCGCGGTCTGGCCGCCGACATGGACCGTCTTGCCTTCGGCCCGCACCGGACCGATCTTGTCGGTGATGGCGCGGATGTAATTGATCTTCAACTCCAGCGTCGTGTAACCCTTACCGGCCGGCAGCATCGAATGCACCGCACAGCCAACGCAGGAGTCAAGCAAGGTCGCGGCATAGCCACCATGCACACTGCCCAGCGGATTGTAATGCTGCGCGCCGGGCGTGCCCTGGAAGACCATCCGGCCCGGCTCCCAGCAAATCGGCACAAAACCCATCAGTGCCCCGATCGGTACTGACGGCAATACGCCATCACCGATCGCCTGCAAAAATTCCAGGCCACTACGTTCGCGCAACTGCGCCATGCTCGAGACGCCGGGGCCGGCAAGTCGAACCCGCGCGGCCTGTTCATCCTCCAGCCAGGAGTGCAGGAGGCTGTCGTTACTCATCATGTTGTTCCTTGAAATAGATCGTCGATAGTCAGTTGCCCTGCCAGATACCACTGGCAGTTTATGTGCATATGCACTATATTCGATTCCGTCCGCTCAACGGCATAAAAATTCACAACCGGCACTCCCGATGACACTCCTCTCCGCTCCAGGCTGCACCTGCTTCGCGCTGCGTCGACTGACCCGCACGGTATCGCGGCTCTACGATTTGCACATGGCCGGCGTTGGCCTGAAGACCACGCAATTCTCCCTGCTTAAACATGTCGCTGCCGGTTCGCAGCCGATGGCGCAACTGGCCCTGCACCTGTCGACCGATCGCACGACGCTGACCCGTAACCTGAAACCCCTGCTCGAAGCCGGCTGGGTAACGCTGACGCCAGGTGCCGATGCCCGCCAGCGCATCGTGACCCTGACCGAGTCGGGTCAGGCCAAAGTCATCGGTGCCAAACTGGCCTGGCAAGCCGCGCAACTTGAGCTCGAACGCACGCTCGGCCCCGAACTGATCCACGCATTGCACGGCGATACCGCCAGTGCCATGCAGTTACTGACGCCATTGCTCGAAGAAAAATCCCATGCCAACCACGCCTGACATGTCACCCCGCGGTGCCTGGATCCTGATGCTGGCCGCCAGCGCCATCCTGATGATTACGATGGGCGCGCGCCTGACGACCGGCCTGTTCATGTCGCCGATCAATACGTCGACCGGACTGGGCATCGTCTCGATCAGTTTCGCGCTGGCCATCGGCCAGTTCGTCTGGGGCGCGGCACAACCGGTGTTTGGCATCATCGCCGACAAATACGGTACACCCAAGGTGATCATTGCCGGTGCGCTGATGCTGGCAACCGGCCTGGCCATCACACCGTTCATGTCAAGCCAGTGGGGCCTGATGTTGAGCATGGGATTACTCAGTGCGGCCGGCGCCGG comes from Actimicrobium sp. CCC2.4 and encodes:
- a CDS encoding MarR family winged helix-turn-helix transcriptional regulator, giving the protein MTLLSAPGCTCFALRRLTRTVSRLYDLHMAGVGLKTTQFSLLKHVAAGSQPMAQLALHLSTDRTTLTRNLKPLLEAGWVTLTPGADARQRIVTLTESGQAKVIGAKLAWQAAQLELERTLGPELIHALHGDTASAMQLLTPLLEEKSHANHA